A genomic stretch from Xiphophorus maculatus strain JP 163 A chromosome 16, X_maculatus-5.0-male, whole genome shotgun sequence includes:
- the LOC102233818 gene encoding protein CYR61-like, with protein sequence MGIQLLFAALGVGIVAVVTADCPVVCECPAVPPSCPPGISLVPDGCGCCKVCAAQLNQDCHEGQPCDHHKGLDCNYGNDVGRTHGICRAKADGRSCEYNGRIYQNGENFHAGCKHQCTCIDGAVGCMSLCPSHVPLASPSCPAPMLVKVPGQCCLNIDCHKGTTVVPPVHRRPPPPAHLPYPFIPYSIYPFSKPYAKPYWKLYPYKPKKEKGILGNELLEVGQKWDKPHGNKDLTVWSKTGGQCVVQTTSWSQCSRTCGMGVSSRVTNDNARCKLVKETRLCNIRPCSSMSIPVKKGRKCSRTHKAPEPHRLSYAGCRSTRLYRPNYCGVCRDGRCCSPRRTRTASVTFSCPDGDLFSRSVMFIQSCKCSDECNHLNEAVMPPQLWLYGDVHKFKD encoded by the exons ATGGGGATACAGTTGCTGTTTGCAGCGTTGGGAGTGGGGATAGTCGCGGTG GTGACTGCTGACTGTCCGGTAGTGTGCGAGTGCCCCGCGGTGCCCCCGTCGTGCCCCCCTGGGATCAGTTTGGTCCCCGACGGTTGCGGCTGCTGCAAGGTGTGCGCAGCGCAACTCAACCAAGACTGCCACGAGGGACAGCCGTGCGACCACCATAAAGGACTGGATTGCAACTACGGCAACGATGTGGGTCGCACCCACGGCATCTGCAGGG CAAAAGCAGATGGTCGCTCCTGCGAATACAATGGCCGAATTTATCAAAACGGCGAAAACTTCCATGCAGGGTGCAAGCACCAGTGTACCTGCATTGACGGAGCCGTAGGCTGCATGTCCCTTTGCCCCAGCCATGTGCCCCTGGCTTCTCCTTCCTGTCCGGCCCCCATGCTAGTGAAGGTGCCAGGCCAGTGCTGTCTCAACATCGACTGCCATAAGGGAACCACTGTTGTGCCCCCGGTACACCGCCGACCCCCACCTCCTGCTCACCTACCATACCCCTTCATCCCCTACTCAATCTATCCATTCTCCAAACCTTATGCAAAACCTTACTGGAAGCTGTATCCTTACAAACCCAAAAAGGAGAAAGGCATCTTGGGCAATGAACTCTTAGAAGTGGGCCAAAAATGGGACAAACCACATGGAAATAAGGACCTGACAG TCTGGAGTAAAACAGGAGGTCAATGTGTGGTTCAGACCACCTCCTGGTCACAGTGCTCCCGGACCTGTGGGATGGGGGTTTCCTCTCGCGTTACCAACGACAATGCCCGGTGTAAACTGGTCAAGGAGACACGCTTGTGCAACATTCGGCCCTGCAGCTCTATGTCTATCCCTGTGAAG AAAGGAAGGAAGTGCTCGCGTACACACAAGGCCCCAGAGCCGCATCGCTTGTCCTACGCCGGCTGCAGGAGTACTCGCTTGTACAGGCCCAACTACTGCGGGGTGTGCAGGGACGGCCGCTGCTGCTCCCCTCGTCGCACGCGCACAGCCAGCGTGACCTTCTCCTGCCCCGACGGGGACCTTTTCAGTAGATCCGTCATGTTCATCCAGTCCTGCAAGTGCAGCGATGAGTGCAACCATCTGAACGAGGCGGTGATGCCCCCACAACTCTGGCTCTACGGAGACGTTCACAAATTCAAGGACTAG